The Cryobacterium sp. SO1 genomic sequence GTCGGCCGGGTCGAGGTCCCGCAGGAGGCGTTCATCGCCGCACTCTCCGGCGACGAGCCGCCCAAGAAGGAAAAGAAGTAACGATCATGCGCCGCTCGACCTTCACCGACGCCGCCGTGACCTACGCGGCCATCGGCGGCACGCTCGCCCCCGACCTGATGCGCTACCCGCCCAAGGGGCACCGCCCGCTCGAGCGCACCGTGCGCCTGGGCAGCGGCGAGGACCGGTTCCGGGTGGCGACGACGGCACTGATGACCTGGGGAGTGCAGCGCGGCAGCGGCATCGAGGTCACCGACCTCGACGCCGGAACCGGCGTGCAGTACACCGGGATCGTCTTCACCGATGAAGGCACCCCGGCACCCGACCAGGAACACCCGGTGAACGAGGCCACCTTCGCCCAGGACGGCACCCCGTTCATCAGCAACGGCATGACCGTCGTGCTGAAGATCCCCAACGGCCCGTTCACCGTCGCCGCGCCGGTGCGGGTGGTCTACGTCATCGATGAGGTCGACAAGATCGGTTTCGGCTACGGCACCATGCGCGGTCACCCGCAGAACGGCGAGGAGTGCTTCATCGTCGACCGGCGCGCCGACGATTCGGTCTGGCTCACCATCCGCTCGTTCTCCCGTCCAAGCACCTGGTACTACCGGCTGGCCTGGCCGGTGCTGCGGTTCCAACAGGAGCGCTACACCCGCCGGTACCTGCTCGCCCTCCACCCCGTCGGAATGGGCTGATGGCCGGACCGCACCCGGTCGGCGACCCCGCGCCCCTGGACGGGCTGATCCCGGCCTCGGCCGCGGTCGGCGCCGCGGAACGCGACTTCGGCGTCTACCTGCACGTGCCGTTCTGCAAGGTGCGCTGCGGCTACTGCGACTTCAACACCTACACCGCCACGGAACTCCGCGGTGTGAAGCAGAGCGACTACGCCAGCCAGGCGGTTCTCGAGGTCGAGTCTGCCGCGCGCATCCTCGCCGATTCCGGCGTGCCGGCGCGCCCCGCCGCCACCGTCTTCTTCGGCGGCGGCACCCCCACTCTGCTGCCCGCCGACCACCTGGTGCGCATGCTGCGCTCGGTGCGCGATACCTTCGGCATCGTGCCAGGGGCCGAGATCACCACGGAGGCCAACCCCGACTCCGTGGATGCGGCATACCTGCGCCAGCTGGCCGACGCCGGATTCACCCGGGTGTCCTTCGGCATGCAGTCCGCGGTTCCCCGCGTCCTGGCCACTCTCGAGCGCACTCATGATCCCGAGCGCGTGCCGCTCGTGGTGCAGTGGGCACGCGAGGCGGGCCTGGACGTGAGCCTCGACCTGATCTACGGCACGCCGGGGGAGACCATCGAGGACTGGCAGGCCAGCCTCGAGCAGGCGATCGGTCAGAAGCCCGACCACATCAGCGCCTACTCGCTCATCGTCGAGGACGGCACCAAGCTCGCTCGGCAGATCCG encodes the following:
- a CDS encoding DUF1990 family protein; its protein translation is MRRSTFTDAAVTYAAIGGTLAPDLMRYPPKGHRPLERTVRLGSGEDRFRVATTALMTWGVQRGSGIEVTDLDAGTGVQYTGIVFTDEGTPAPDQEHPVNEATFAQDGTPFISNGMTVVLKIPNGPFTVAAPVRVVYVIDEVDKIGFGYGTMRGHPQNGEECFIVDRRADDSVWLTIRSFSRPSTWYYRLAWPVLRFQQERYTRRYLLALHPVGMG
- the hemW gene encoding radical SAM family heme chaperone HemW; its protein translation is MAGPHPVGDPAPLDGLIPASAAVGAAERDFGVYLHVPFCKVRCGYCDFNTYTATELRGVKQSDYASQAVLEVESAARILADSGVPARPAATVFFGGGTPTLLPADHLVRMLRSVRDTFGIVPGAEITTEANPDSVDAAYLRQLADAGFTRVSFGMQSAVPRVLATLERTHDPERVPLVVQWAREAGLDVSLDLIYGTPGETIEDWQASLEQAIGQKPDHISAYSLIVEDGTKLARQIRRGELVQPDEDLQADFYELADRRLEEAGYSWYEVSNWSTDEAHRSRHNLSYWRSTDWWGVGPGAHSHVGGVRWWNVKHPAAYADRILAGQSPAAGRETLDDATRETERVLLLTRIREGIPVATLSALGRREVASLIHDRLIDGRAAIGGNIELTLTGRLLADAVVRRLLTD